The sequence TACACTTGTAtgaagaatacattttttacaattttaaagACAATAGAAATATTTTGCAGTATTCATCACTTGTAATGTGACTGTAACTTCTGAGGTTTTCTGGTGATAAAACATCCTGCTACATCCACCTTAAccaatgacagaaaatattatttcccTGACCACAAGAATTTGCTTTTCAGGAAAATGTAGATGTAGGTTGTTTTAAGCTTATGAACAGAAGACTAAATGCTATTGTTTCTCAAGTCTCTTCTGACTGCCTCAGACTGTATTCTGGCTTCTTTCAGACCAGAACATACCACACTTTTCTCATCCAGAACTCCCTCCTCCACAACTGTTGaaaacttaaataaattaatgtagaattagagctgcaagcagcaataaGGCGACAGGGCTTCAGTCTTCAGATTTagtcaaaaatgtgaaaaactatTTTTAGCGCTTGTTGAGATTTCATGGCATGACTAAGACACATCACAATCAAAAACAATACACTCAGttattaaagaaataaaattatccttttaaaatttcattttgttatgacacattacactgtatatgtaaagCCCAACTATGGACAAGTGTTGAAATTTAGCAATAGCTATAAACGCTCTGTGCAGCACATCGGTTTCATCCTCAGTATTGGAACTATGTTAAACTGCATCTTCCTATCAAATAAAATTAtacacaaaaattaaataaactagTATATGCATAtgttaaatggaaaaaacaaacaagctgtattttatttcacttaattTTCTGGTCTCTTTATGATTAGGCATTTTAAATCCATATAAACCATCCAGAGGCAAATTCCAAATTGTGGATCCATCTACATACCTGAAGAGACAGGGCTTTGCCATAACGGCACGAGGTGGCGAAGTGCTCACAGTTCCAATCAGAGACACTGTACTTCACAGCCTTACCCACCATCGAAAGGGCTTTCTTCACAATTTCCTGCTTTGACCTTGGTTTCAACTTCTTGTCGTATGTtgtatgtgatgtgttattttttttccacttgtctGAGTTGACCACATCCTGGAGTTTGTCTTTCCTGACTTCGCCATCCACAGAACCTCTCAACGCAGCTGATGAAGCTCCTAAACTGTTTATTCCTAAGTATGAGGGCATAGAAAAAGGGGCACACAAGTTATACAAGGTAAATGTGCTGAAGGTTGTAACATGTTTTATGATGAGTTTTGTATGTATACTGTTGAGTTTATCATTTAAGTTTATGgaagttaaataaaatgttggttAGTTTAACCAACTAAATAATCAAAGCCTGCCCTCAGGTCTGCAGAACAATGCATCTTGGCTGCTATATGATGGTCTTTACTGGGACTGGTTAGTGTTTGAGAGTAGCAGTACTGGCACTGCAGTGTAAAGAAATGACGCACCGGCAACAAAGTGAACAACGTACAAATCACCAATGTACACAGCCCAGTGCTGATAGATACCACGGAAGATTTCTATCAAGTCTCCAGGTTCTAGGTCCTCGGAACCCTTGGATTTGAAGATCAGGAAGTACAAATTAGATCAGCAAGAAGACATTTAATCTGTAGTTTTCAAGCATGTTTGCACTGAGCATCTCATTTACATATAAAGCTCCATTTGGTCAGTTGTTCttaaaggttccctgtggagtttttgtttttttggcgtCATGCACACGAGTACATAGTCCTACCAATCGTTTCACGCTATTCCACCGATCTACACAGCAATATACAAACCAGATCCATAAAAACATCTTCTCTATGCTGCCCcctatttgtttggatcaggtgGCCAATTCTTAACACAACACGTTACCGACAACACAGCATATTACagacaacaatgacaacaagaATGTTGTGCTTTTTCCAAGAAAATCAAGAATCACCTCAAATGTTTGGCCCTCTGAGCGATATTTATGGAAGAGGGCTGCCTCTGTCATTTCATCTGATAATGGTCCTGAGAACAAGGTCGTTAGGAATGCAGGAATCCACAAAGAcatggaatttaaaaaaaaacataaaaacgtATCAGtagtgacagaaaaacagtaaGAAAATCTTGGACTGGCATTTAAGATTCCCACTTTAACACTCAGGCAGCATCAAGAGGTCTATGTTGATGTGAAAAGGCAAAAGGGAGGAAATGACATGATGATTCTCTCACAACCAGGCTAGTCAGAATATCTGAGTAATCTTGGTACACAGTATTGGGTTATAAATTCAGAAATATAAGAGGCTGCCATGCCATGGAGAcctgtgaatgtgatcaggagCATCTTCAACTGAATTCTAAAGTCTACAGGGAGCCAATGTAAAGTAAATTGGCCAGAATGGGGGGTAATATGTTCTCTTCATTTAGTGTTTGTCAAAAGCCCGGCGCATTCGGAACCAGCTGAAGTTAAACAATTACAGACACACctaaataagaaaatatggaGTAATCCAAGtgggaagaaataaaaacatggatgaTTGTTGATGTTCTTAGACAGTGCTGAGCTGATTTTAGCAATATTTGTGGGTTTACTGAACCAGTTTCTTGATGTCTTGATGGACAAAATTCTGGTTTTGATATCAACACCAAGATTCCTAGCAGATGGTTTGCAGTTCAAAAAGTTAGGAAAAGGTAACTCACCAGACCAAGCACTCTAGCAGTTGATGTCAACAATAAGTTAAACCCTCATaaggaaacttagtttctgagtcttaggcaggctctcgcgtcttctgccgtaaaaaagaaagtgtgtgtctgctgtgagcaggccacacaagagagcagagagctgctccagcagctgctggaggtgtgaaagaccaagcagctgctcctgcagctgaaggagaaagaaagcaaggagctgctcctgctgcagctcgtggagaaaagagagagataagagaggAATCTCTAGTCttgataacctggatccatgggtggagcttcacactttaggtgcgaacccccagggctcaggtttcttggagtcttgaaacatgtggtaaactgtggtccacatgtagtcccaacaACATTGAAATCTGATTAACTATGATAAAAGCCATGTTTTTGGTTTGAGATTTTATGGGGGGCATTGGATATGATTGATTAACAACTATTGTCGTGTCAGATTTTCATGTCCGAGTTTCTAGGCTCAGGGCGTGGTCTACATTTGAGTCTACATAGTTCACACCTTTTGTCCAACCTCTTTATACTAGCCAATGACACCATTATAATTTCTTTACATCATCTGTTGCAGACCCAAAATCTCTAAAATAGGTTTTGGGCTGAACTGGATATGCCTATGCCTATCCGGTCAtgctcttttccttttttataacTGTTTAGGGTCactttacaccattattgccaaatcttctcctggctttctttttcttacaaGTTACTCTTgccattttacacccttatttcttgatcctTTCTTGaggttatttcttttttaaaaagtgaagttTAATACAAAAGGTGACgttaaatataaacacacttttattttgtCCTGTGCTCTGGGTGTGATTACTTTTAATATATTCTGTGCCCATATATTAATCACAAGTTTTCTGTgatgtatacatacatataataataattcgACACCCTTCTACTTAATGCTTATCATCTTAACAGTCAAATcaaaattgtgatttaaaaaaaaagaaaagaaaaaagtgtaattCCATCCTCCATTAGGCCATATAGGGTCATTGATGCAGCTTTCTTGTGAGTATGTAGGGCCTTGCCCCTGTCACATTCCAGGCATTATAGAAAGCCAGTTCGCAAAACCCAATCAAACACTAAGTTCTTCTAATTTGACAGGACTGTAGATGTAGGAGTCTATAGGAACACTctaacattttgagaaatacaccTATTTGCCATCTTCCCCAGAGTCAGATAAGAAGAGTGTTATCATATCTGTGTGTACAGCCCCAGAGAGCGGTCCCAGCACATGCTGACACGGCTTCGCACGAGGACTGGAAGGAGTCGGGAGCAGCTATTGTAGCTCCGTCAAAAGTGAAGAAATACAACTTCCAATAACTCCAAAACTGACGCACAGAGATTAAAAATCAATCCTCTCATCTGACTCTGGGAAACGTGGCAAATAAgtgtttttcccaaaatgttggagtgtccctttaaataaattacagtgtcCAAATTACACTccaaataaaagacacaaaactgaAGCCAACGAATTACAGACAATATCCAAAACAAAAGTCAATCAAAAGTATAACTCAAAACAATTGATTTCTCTGTAAGAGCTACTTACTAttttaactgctgctgctgtgtctgggaaacaggaggaaaaggaagagagcGACCTGTGTTCCAGAGATAAAGAAGAGCAGGGTATGGAAAGTGGGAGGAGGCATAATGGTCTATATATGGATAACAAACCAGTTCATATAGGGATTCTTTATGTCCTGTCCATTTAAGGAAATTTGTTGCCACGGACTGTACGGAGCCTcacataaatacatgaatacagTACACATCCACACCATAACTACATGAAAGACATCCATACAGGATACATCCCCATACATAGCACATATACAGTCATCAAGGTATTTTGTTTAGCAATGCCATGCTATGCTCTGCATGTAATAGCTTTGCTGTTGAAGTCTGATAGGCTGGAGAGGCCGATAATTTTGGAGaatcacacatttttgtgtGATTCACATGAGTTTGTTCATATTGGAGGCAGTTAACATGGTGAAGAAACAGGGGGAACAGTAGAGGAGAATGAGTTGAATTATGATTTCATAGAGCAGGAGTAGAAGGTGCTTCGAGTTTGTGGATGTCAGTGATGTGTTGTTCAAAGCTCAGTTTATTGTCCAAAGTGAGTCTGAGATATTTGAAGCTCTCCACCATCTCAACAGTCTCATTAATGATGCAGGTGGGGTTGTGGGTGGAGCTGTGTATGCTGGAAGTGTCTTTGGCTTTGTGTCATGTGTTTAATGCTGGCCTATCAACACATTTCCAATGTCGGTATCAAATCAGGAGAGTTTTAAAGCAGAGGCTCAGTTACCGTACCTGTGTTCAGacatccaaacatgaagaagaaattaAGTCTTTACCTAATTTGCATATTCAGCTCAgtttttttatgagtgggtccctgttttttggtgttttgcaTACGGGTGATGCGATACACAATCCTACAAATTGTTTCACAGTATtacactgatctacaggtgaCTTTAATCTGCTGCACAACgcagaaatgtacaaatgaGATTCATAAAAACTTCTTTCCAGAAGCTGTTGCCCTACGAAATAGCTGAACTGTgctgttatcaaactggactttacatttcacatccctcttttaatccctgcacttgtcacattcatgtattcatttcatttttgctctcgtcaccttcatatattacATAAACTTCATTTATTTGCCCATatcacagtccatatttcctaTTATTCCTCTATGTAATGCTCCTCTATAAATGCTCCTCTATGTAGCAGATGATCATATAAGAACAGATTGTTTGATACTGAAATAACTAATGGTCAGCTCCTAATCTTTCAGAGTGTTTCACCACCACCAGTATTGTGAGAAACACACGATTGGCTTACACTCACACTGCAAGAtataaacaagactaggtcaaaacctggTAAATGTCTGGACCGTGTATAGTCAATGTGCAAATATGTGGCCAGtgtgttacagggatagtcagtgatagtgtctataatgtgaattcctgggATATTAtctgttcatctgcaattttctgtagtggctCCAGTAATactgttgttaaagtgtactaaaggagcatatcacatgacatggttaagctactTAAgcaacttattttaattttaatataattatctATTAACTCTCCCTGCTCTTtaatctgtttctctctgcgaATGTCTCATTTTTTAAGACTCACTCTGAGTTATTGTTATTTGGGGTGCTGTTCTAAAATCTAGCCTCTTCTGGCTTATTGTTTTAATATACTATAACTATACATTACCTACAGTGAGCATAACTGCATATCTGTTGACTGCATCTCACAGTCAtcatggttgaaagctctgagGCTAGTTAAGTAAACCCTGAGTTGAGATTCAACTATTTACGGTTGTTTTTAAGTGTAATCAGCTCGGCGTGCTCTGTATTGAGGGAGGCTTGTTGAATTATCCCAAACTGAGATTGGAGGGCATGATCCAATGATGTCTCCTGTAGTGTAATTCCTCTCTTATTCTGCATGTGTGCAGATTACTACTTTCATTACTGAAGTAGTAGTATAACAAAAGACCAAAAGACCAAATATTATGTCCTCCCATCAGTGGTGGAAGGAGTACTCACATCTtttccttaagtaaaagtaccaacacagaaatataaaaaatactccattacaagtaaaagtgctgcatgaaaaatcctatttaaataaaagtacataagtattatgagcttgatgtagttaaagtattgcagtaaaagtttagtagtttagtccagtggttcccaacctaggggtcgggcccctccaaagggtcagcagataaatctgaggggtggtgagatgattaatgggagaggaaaaaagaaaaaacaaagttctgatgcacaaatctgttttcagtttttggactttttctctaatctttgatttttgctgaaatattggatcatttgaacatttattgaaatgaaagcatgtgagaagtttagagggaaaaatcactatttggtggagctgttaacaactcatagacatgtgaaatgtgaccccgactacacactgctttttgtaagacgtcaaaagccaaaaaggttggaaaccactggtttcatctttaacaatgtgttgtattttaagagcttgttatattatctattgtgtcaaatgttcatctgaaaagtaactaaagctgtcaaataaatgtagtggagtagaagtataaagtagcattaaatggaaatactcaggtAAAAGTACCTCATAACTGTACTTaattacagtacttgagtaaatgtacttagtgaCTTTCCATCACTAATTAAACCAAAGtgtatcatatattttatttgttttcagaatcaccatctagttaaaaatctgttaattgtcggtctgatcaacaaaagaactacaaacaactttcttcatttattaga comes from Thunnus maccoyii chromosome 8, fThuMac1.1, whole genome shotgun sequence and encodes:
- the LOC121901474 gene encoding phospholipase A and acyltransferase 3-like, with the protein product MTEAALFHKYRSEGQTFEGSEDLEPGDLIEIFRGIYQHWAVYIGDLYVVHFVAGINSLGASSAALRGSVDGEVRKDKLQDVVNSDKWKKNNTSHTTYDKKLKPRSKQEIVKKALSMVGKAVKYSVSDWNCEHFATSCRYGKALSLQVRQAETVVGSAAFGSFSVMSFSS